Proteins from one Planctomyces sp. SH-PL62 genomic window:
- a CDS encoding arylsulfatase, with the protein MVLAAAVSALGGWAAPVASAGQGAKAPQKPNILVIWGDDIGLWNVSHNNRGMMGYRTPNIDRIAAEGVSFTDYYGQQSCTAGRAAFIGGNVPVRTGMTKVGLPGAKEGWQKTDVTVATVMKSLGYATGQFGKNHQGDRDEHLPTMHGFDEFFGNLYHLNAEEEPENRDYPSNLKMADGKSFRETYGPRGVLKCKADGKGGQTIENTGPLTKKRMETIDEETLAAAKDYIARQKEAGRPFFCWWNATRMHFRTHVKAENTGISGPSGDEYHDGMVEHDRHVGELLKLLDDLGIADDTIVYYSTDNGPHYNTWPDAGTTPFRSEKNSNWEGAYRVPAFVRWPARFPAGTTLNGLVAHEDWLPTFAAAGGDPDIARKLKDGVDLNGRRYKNIIDGHNMLGYLSGEVKDSPRQDFFYVNDDGQVVAIRYQDWKTVFLENRAKAFEVWREPFIELRVPLIFNLRRDPFEKAQHNSNTYNDWVLDHAFVIVPLQQLAANFLMSMKEFPPSQSPGSFNLEKIQKMLSNPGGG; encoded by the coding sequence ATGGTCCTCGCCGCCGCCGTCTCCGCCCTCGGCGGGTGGGCGGCGCCCGTCGCATCCGCTGGGCAGGGGGCGAAGGCCCCCCAAAAGCCGAATATCCTGGTGATCTGGGGCGACGACATCGGCCTCTGGAACGTCAGCCACAACAATCGCGGCATGATGGGCTACCGCACGCCCAACATCGACCGGATCGCCGCCGAGGGCGTGTCGTTCACCGATTACTACGGCCAGCAGAGCTGCACGGCCGGACGCGCCGCGTTCATCGGTGGGAACGTGCCGGTCCGCACCGGCATGACCAAGGTCGGCCTTCCCGGCGCGAAGGAAGGCTGGCAGAAGACCGACGTGACCGTCGCCACCGTGATGAAGAGCCTGGGGTACGCCACCGGCCAGTTCGGCAAGAACCACCAGGGCGACCGGGACGAGCACCTGCCCACGATGCACGGGTTCGACGAGTTCTTCGGCAACCTCTATCACCTGAACGCCGAGGAGGAGCCCGAGAACCGCGACTATCCCAGCAACCTGAAGATGGCCGACGGCAAGTCTTTCCGAGAGACCTACGGCCCTCGCGGGGTCCTGAAGTGCAAGGCCGACGGCAAGGGCGGGCAGACAATCGAGAACACCGGCCCGCTGACGAAGAAGCGGATGGAGACGATCGACGAGGAGACCCTCGCCGCCGCGAAGGACTACATCGCCCGACAGAAGGAAGCCGGTCGGCCCTTCTTCTGCTGGTGGAACGCCACCCGGATGCACTTCCGCACCCACGTCAAGGCCGAGAACACCGGCATTTCCGGCCCGAGCGGCGACGAGTACCACGACGGCATGGTCGAGCACGACCGCCACGTCGGCGAGCTGCTCAAGCTCCTCGACGATCTGGGGATCGCCGACGACACGATCGTCTACTACTCCACGGACAACGGCCCCCACTACAACACCTGGCCGGACGCCGGCACCACTCCGTTCCGCAGCGAGAAGAACTCCAACTGGGAAGGCGCTTACCGGGTCCCCGCGTTCGTCCGCTGGCCGGCCCGATTCCCCGCCGGGACGACCCTGAACGGCCTCGTCGCCCACGAAGACTGGCTGCCGACCTTCGCGGCGGCCGGCGGCGACCCGGACATCGCCAGGAAGCTGAAGGACGGGGTCGACCTGAACGGCCGCCGCTACAAGAACATCATCGACGGACATAACATGCTCGGCTACCTGAGCGGCGAGGTGAAGGACTCGCCGCGCCAGGACTTCTTCTACGTCAACGACGACGGCCAGGTCGTGGCGATCCGCTACCAGGACTGGAAGACGGTCTTCCTTGAGAATCGGGCCAAGGCGTTCGAAGTTTGGCGAGAGCCGTTCATCGAGCTTCGCGTGCCGCTCATCTTCAACCTCCGACGGGATCCCTTCGAGAAGGCCCAGCACAATTCCAACACCTACAACGACTGGGTCCTCGACCACGCGTTCGTCATCGTCCCCTTGCAGCAACTGGCCGCCAACTTCCTCATGAGCATGAAGGAGTTTCCGCCGAGCCAGTCGCCCGGCTCCTTCAACCTCGAGAAAATCCAGAAGATGCTCTCCAATCCCGGCGGCGGCTGA
- a CDS encoding tautomerase family protein translates to MPFAHVRVIEGVFSEDEKRQIIAKVTEALVSVEGESLRDKTMVIIEEVRSGDWGIGGMPLTTAAVNELRAGTSTR, encoded by the coding sequence ATGCCCTTCGCTCATGTAAGGGTCATCGAGGGAGTCTTCTCCGAGGACGAGAAGCGGCAGATCATCGCGAAGGTGACGGAGGCCCTGGTGTCCGTAGAAGGCGAGAGCCTTCGAGACAAAACCATGGTCATCATCGAAGAAGTTCGGAGTGGGGACTGGGGCATCGGTGGGATGCCGCTGACGACGGCGGCCGTGAACGAGCTGAGGGCCGGAACGTCGACGCGCTGA
- a CDS encoding phosphoribosylanthranilate isomerase, with product MSHPLAAAPAFRETPGIKVCGLIEPAEAVDCLAAGVDWIGLNFHPPSPRFASPDRARAVLSACDRADAFVGLFVDRPPAEVAATCRALGLSRVQLHGDEPPEDLAELADFFLIRAFRLRDASAVAAMSAYLERAEELGRRPDAVLIDAWSPSAFGGTGATISASLLDDLPPIPRLMLAGGLTPENVAPRAALVRPWMVDAASGVESAPGRKDPAKVRNLVRALRPAMNSREFPHYPLDSPRSG from the coding sequence ATGTCCCACCCCCTCGCCGCCGCGCCCGCCTTCCGGGAGACCCCCGGCATCAAGGTCTGCGGGCTGATCGAGCCCGCCGAGGCGGTCGACTGCCTGGCGGCGGGGGTCGACTGGATCGGCCTGAACTTCCACCCCCCCTCGCCGCGGTTCGCCAGCCCGGATCGCGCCCGAGCCGTCCTCTCCGCCTGCGATCGGGCCGACGCCTTCGTCGGCCTGTTCGTCGACCGCCCCCCCGCCGAGGTCGCCGCGACCTGCCGGGCGCTGGGGCTGTCGCGCGTCCAACTCCACGGCGACGAGCCCCCCGAGGACCTCGCGGAGCTGGCCGATTTCTTCCTGATCCGGGCCTTCCGCCTCCGCGACGCCTCGGCCGTCGCCGCCATGTCGGCCTACCTGGAACGCGCCGAGGAACTCGGCCGCCGTCCCGACGCCGTCCTGATCGACGCCTGGTCGCCCTCGGCCTTCGGCGGCACCGGCGCGACCATCTCCGCCTCCTTGCTGGACGACCTGCCGCCGATCCCCCGACTGATGCTCGCCGGCGGCCTGACCCCGGAGAACGTCGCCCCCCGCGCCGCCCTCGTCCGCCCCTGGATGGTCGACGCCGCCAGCGGCGTCGAATCCGCCCCCGGCCGCAAGGACCCCGCCAAGGTCCGCAACCTGGTCCGCGCCCTCCGCCCCGCGATGAATTCGCGCGAGTTCCCGCACTACCCTCTCGACTCTCCCCGATCAGGGTGA
- the trxA gene encoding thioredoxin, which produces MADSVKEFTDANWKSEVLDSTTPVIVDFWAPWCGPCRMLAPTIEKLAAEFGDKVKVGKLNTDENTDTPGGLRISAIPTVLVFHGGKEVDRLVGVNPLNKFKDALEKLGVEA; this is translated from the coding sequence ATGGCCGACAGCGTGAAGGAGTTTACCGACGCCAACTGGAAGTCGGAAGTACTCGATTCCACGACCCCAGTGATCGTCGACTTCTGGGCGCCCTGGTGCGGCCCCTGCCGCATGCTCGCCCCCACCATCGAGAAGCTGGCGGCCGAGTTCGGAGACAAGGTGAAGGTCGGCAAACTGAACACCGACGAGAACACCGACACGCCGGGCGGCCTGCGGATCTCGGCCATCCCGACCGTCCTGGTCTTCCACGGCGGCAAGGAAGTCGACCGCCTGGTCGGCGTCAACCCGCTCAACAAGTTCAAGGACGCCCTCGAGAAGCTGGGCGTCGAGGCCTGA
- the cax gene encoding calcium/proton exchanger, which yields MRQARVNQSGGGGGGGAGGAEAGSPWWDFLDPRGGNWLTILLLAVPVAVGLRFAGAGPIWLFAAACTAIIPLAGLMGKATEKLAERLGPGIGGLLNATFGNAAELIIAMFALFNGLDAVVKASITGSIIGNILLVMGASLLAGGLRFEVQRFNRTAAGVGATMLVLAAIGMLIPAMFHALPEVAAAGPLLEHELSVGVSIVLLLTYGAHLVFSLRTHKSLFNPEPSGASPQPEGDHGPYWSTTKSVAVLVGATLFIAWMSEILVGAVEGASHTLGMNAVFVGVIVVAIVGNAAEHSTAILMAMKNHMDLAVGIAIGSSLQIALFVAPVLVLASYLRAEPMDLLFTELEVLAVLVSVAIARMVAEDGESNWLEGLMLLMVYALLALVFFFLPGRTGSHPHGGGPEEAPPAAFAPSFGVPRPVVELPRLEPPTFAAHA from the coding sequence TTGCGGCAAGCGCGAGTCAACCAGTCGGGGGGCGGGGGGGGTGGGGGCGCCGGGGGGGCCGAGGCGGGCTCGCCCTGGTGGGATTTCCTGGACCCGAGGGGGGGGAATTGGCTGACGATCTTGCTGCTGGCCGTCCCGGTCGCGGTCGGCCTGAGGTTCGCCGGCGCGGGGCCGATCTGGCTGTTCGCGGCGGCCTGCACGGCGATCATCCCGCTGGCCGGGCTGATGGGCAAGGCGACCGAGAAGCTGGCCGAGCGGCTGGGGCCGGGGATCGGCGGGCTGCTGAACGCGACCTTCGGCAACGCGGCCGAGCTGATCATCGCGATGTTCGCCCTCTTCAACGGGCTCGACGCGGTGGTCAAGGCCTCGATCACCGGCAGCATCATCGGCAACATCCTGCTGGTGATGGGGGCGAGCCTCCTGGCCGGCGGCCTGAGGTTCGAGGTCCAGCGGTTCAATCGTACGGCGGCCGGGGTGGGGGCGACGATGCTGGTGCTGGCCGCGATCGGGATGCTCATCCCGGCCATGTTCCACGCCCTCCCCGAGGTGGCCGCCGCCGGCCCCTTGCTCGAGCACGAGCTGAGCGTCGGGGTCTCGATCGTCCTGCTCCTGACCTACGGGGCGCACCTGGTCTTCAGCCTGCGGACCCACAAGAGCCTGTTCAATCCCGAGCCTTCCGGGGCGTCTCCCCAGCCGGAGGGGGACCACGGCCCTTACTGGAGCACCACGAAGTCGGTGGCCGTGCTGGTGGGGGCGACCCTGTTCATCGCCTGGATGAGCGAGATCCTCGTCGGCGCGGTCGAGGGGGCGAGCCATACGCTGGGGATGAACGCGGTCTTCGTCGGCGTGATCGTGGTGGCGATCGTGGGGAACGCGGCCGAGCACTCGACGGCCATCCTGATGGCGATGAAGAACCACATGGACCTGGCGGTGGGGATCGCGATCGGATCGTCACTGCAGATCGCCCTGTTCGTCGCCCCGGTCCTGGTCCTGGCGAGCTACCTGCGGGCCGAGCCCATGGACCTCCTGTTCACCGAGCTGGAGGTCCTCGCGGTGCTGGTCTCGGTGGCCATCGCCCGGATGGTCGCCGAGGACGGCGAGTCCAACTGGCTGGAAGGGCTGATGCTCCTGATGGTCTACGCCCTGCTCGCCCTGGTCTTCTTCTTCCTCCCCGGCCGGACCGGCTCCCACCCCCACGGCGGCGGACCCGAGGAAGCCCCGCCGGCGGCCTTCGCCCCCAGCTTCGGCGTCCCCCGGCCCGTCGTGGAGCTTCCGCGACTCGAGCCCCCGACCTTCGCCGCCCACGCGTAG
- a CDS encoding PAS domain S-box protein produces MTTAGDDAAGGLSRALSDVRGELKARDQAEEALTAERERLRITLASIGDGVVSTDAQGRVTFLNRIAEVMTGWTAAEAEGRPLTEIFRIVNQYTREEVENPALRALREGIVVGLANHTILIARDGSERPIDDSAAPMFAADGSAMGAVLVFRDVTDRNRAHEAQTRLAAIVESSDDAIVSKDLDGVVQSWNGGAERLFGWTREEAVGRTLASLIIPPDRLDEEERILERLRRGERVEPFETVRMRKDGRTVEISATMSPMRDDEGRVVGASKIARDVSAARAAERALRASEGRLRFLVELAEASQESTDPDAILEVAARLLTEHLDADRSVYAEVEDDSILDVLGDFVRGVPSLVGRRPLDGLGVELGRRMRANEPFVVEDSEVDPATRDSREAYRTARIRAAIYVPLHKKGRLIAVMAVHQASPRRWADEEVTLLRTVVDRCWETLERARIARGLRASEARYRAIVETTPECVKLVDAEGRLLQMNNAGLAMLEADAESAIGHIVYPAIAPEHRDAFIAFNERVCRGVPGTLEFELVGRLGTRRHMETSAVPMPAQGGGFHQLAVSRDVTERVQAARALVESRARVEYAVRLSGVGFWYSDLPFDELDWDPRVKEHFHLPPDARVTIQTFYDRLHPEDREPTRRAIEAAIQTRTPYDVDYRTVDPATGAVKWIRALGGASYGPDGSPIRFDGVTVDATDRKRDADRLAHLLERERERTRLLRRMADAALAIHAAGSLDGVIQAVADEARRVVGAELAVTSLTHDGAAAGGGGERRPRVGRLDVPFVGRDGRILGRLELGEKSEGEFTESDEAVLVQLAHVASVAIENARLYAELREEDRRKVEFLALLAHELRNPLAPLRNGLQLMRQAEVPAPLAWARDMMGRQLGHMVRLIDDLLDVSRINQSKLELRRARVSLDEVVATAVETARPTIEAAGHELTVALPVEPIRLDADLTRLAQVFSNLLTNSAKYTPPGGRIRLSAHREAGQVVVAVRDDGLGIPADALPRLFDMFSQVDRGDDRIAGGLGIGLALVKGLVEMHGGSVDAASDGPGLGSTFTVRLPVSPEPEPDPTADPAATAATAVVPRRILVVDDSRDSALSMAEILRILGCEVRTAHDGVEAVAAADDFRPDVILMDVGMPRLNGYDATRRIREAPWGRDILVVALTGWGQPADRALSRQAGCDAHLVKPVDLSELESLLADPPPRA; encoded by the coding sequence ATGACGACGGCCGGAGACGACGCGGCGGGAGGGCTTTCCAGGGCCCTGAGCGACGTGCGGGGCGAGTTGAAGGCGAGGGACCAAGCCGAGGAGGCGCTCACGGCGGAGCGCGAGCGGCTGCGGATCACGCTGGCGAGCATCGGCGACGGGGTGGTCAGTACCGACGCCCAGGGTCGGGTGACGTTCCTCAACCGGATCGCCGAGGTGATGACCGGCTGGACGGCCGCCGAGGCCGAGGGCCGGCCCCTGACCGAGATCTTCCGGATCGTCAACCAGTACACCCGTGAGGAGGTCGAGAACCCGGCGCTCAGGGCGCTTCGCGAGGGGATCGTCGTGGGCCTGGCGAACCATACGATCCTGATCGCCCGGGACGGCTCCGAGCGGCCGATCGACGACAGCGCCGCGCCGATGTTCGCCGCCGACGGCTCGGCGATGGGTGCGGTGCTGGTCTTCCGCGACGTGACCGACCGAAATCGGGCCCACGAGGCGCAGACGCGGCTGGCGGCGATCGTGGAGTCGTCGGACGACGCGATCGTGAGCAAGGACCTCGACGGCGTCGTGCAGTCGTGGAACGGCGGGGCCGAGCGGCTGTTCGGCTGGACGCGGGAGGAGGCGGTCGGGCGGACGCTGGCGTCGCTGATCATCCCGCCCGACCGGCTGGACGAGGAGGAACGGATCCTGGAGCGCCTGCGGCGGGGCGAGCGGGTCGAGCCGTTCGAGACCGTGCGGATGCGGAAGGACGGCCGCACCGTCGAGATCTCGGCGACGATGTCGCCGATGCGCGACGACGAGGGCCGGGTGGTGGGGGCGTCGAAGATCGCCCGCGACGTGTCGGCCGCCAGGGCCGCCGAGCGGGCCTTGCGGGCGAGCGAGGGGCGGCTCCGATTCCTCGTCGAGCTGGCGGAGGCGTCGCAGGAGTCGACCGATCCGGACGCGATCCTGGAGGTCGCGGCGCGGCTCCTGACCGAGCACCTGGACGCCGACCGCTCCGTCTACGCCGAGGTGGAGGACGACTCGATCCTCGACGTCCTCGGCGACTTCGTCCGGGGCGTCCCCAGCCTCGTCGGCCGCCGTCCGCTGGACGGCCTCGGGGTCGAACTGGGGCGGCGGATGCGGGCCAACGAGCCGTTCGTGGTTGAGGACTCCGAGGTCGACCCCGCCACCCGCGACAGCCGCGAGGCGTACCGGACGGCGCGGATCCGGGCGGCGATCTACGTCCCGTTGCACAAGAAGGGGCGGCTGATCGCCGTGATGGCCGTCCACCAGGCGAGCCCCCGCCGCTGGGCCGACGAGGAAGTCACGCTGCTGCGCACGGTCGTCGACCGCTGCTGGGAGACCCTGGAGCGGGCGAGGATCGCGCGTGGCCTCCGCGCCAGCGAGGCGCGATACCGGGCGATCGTCGAGACCACGCCCGAGTGCGTGAAGCTCGTCGACGCCGAGGGCCGACTGCTCCAGATGAACAACGCCGGCCTGGCGATGCTGGAGGCCGACGCGGAGTCGGCGATCGGCCACATCGTCTATCCGGCGATCGCCCCGGAGCACCGCGACGCCTTCATCGCCTTCAACGAGCGGGTCTGCCGGGGCGTGCCGGGGACGCTGGAGTTCGAGCTCGTCGGCCGCCTCGGCACCCGCCGCCACATGGAGACCTCGGCCGTGCCGATGCCGGCCCAGGGGGGCGGATTCCACCAACTGGCCGTCTCGCGCGACGTGACCGAGCGCGTCCAGGCCGCGCGGGCGCTGGTCGAGAGCCGGGCGCGGGTGGAGTACGCCGTACGCCTCTCCGGCGTCGGCTTCTGGTACTCCGACCTGCCGTTCGACGAGCTGGACTGGGACCCCCGCGTCAAGGAGCACTTCCACCTGCCGCCCGACGCCCGCGTGACGATCCAGACGTTCTACGACCGCCTCCACCCCGAGGACCGCGAGCCGACCCGACGCGCGATCGAGGCCGCGATCCAGACCCGCACCCCCTACGACGTCGACTACCGGACGGTCGACCCGGCCACCGGGGCGGTGAAGTGGATCCGGGCCCTGGGGGGCGCCTCCTACGGCCCCGACGGCTCGCCGATCCGGTTCGACGGCGTGACCGTCGACGCCACCGACCGGAAGCGGGACGCGGACCGGCTCGCCCACCTGCTCGAGCGCGAGCGCGAGCGCACCCGACTGCTCCGGCGGATGGCCGACGCCGCGCTGGCCATCCACGCCGCCGGCTCGCTCGACGGCGTCATCCAGGCCGTCGCCGACGAGGCCCGACGCGTCGTGGGGGCCGAGCTGGCCGTCACCAGCCTGACGCACGACGGGGCGGCCGCCGGCGGGGGCGGGGAGCGTCGCCCACGGGTTGGACGGCTCGACGTGCCGTTCGTCGGCCGCGACGGCCGGATCCTCGGCCGCCTGGAACTCGGCGAGAAGTCCGAGGGGGAGTTCACCGAGTCCGACGAGGCGGTCCTCGTCCAGCTCGCCCACGTCGCCTCGGTGGCCATCGAGAACGCCCGGCTCTACGCCGAACTTCGCGAGGAGGACCGCCGCAAGGTCGAGTTCCTCGCCCTCCTGGCCCACGAGCTGCGCAACCCCCTGGCCCCGCTGCGCAACGGCCTGCAACTGATGCGGCAGGCCGAGGTCCCCGCCCCGCTGGCCTGGGCGCGAGACATGATGGGCCGCCAGCTCGGCCACATGGTCCGCCTGATCGACGACCTGCTGGACGTCTCGCGGATCAACCAGAGCAAGCTGGAACTGAGGCGGGCCCGGGTGTCGCTCGACGAGGTCGTCGCCACCGCCGTGGAGACCGCCCGGCCCACGATCGAGGCCGCCGGCCACGAGCTGACCGTCGCCCTCCCCGTCGAGCCGATCCGGCTGGACGCCGACCTGACCCGGCTGGCCCAGGTCTTCAGCAACCTGCTGACCAACTCCGCCAAGTACACGCCCCCCGGCGGCCGGATCCGGCTCTCGGCCCATCGCGAGGCCGGCCAAGTGGTGGTCGCGGTGCGCGACGACGGCCTCGGGATTCCGGCCGACGCCCTCCCCAGGCTGTTCGACATGTTCTCCCAGGTGGACCGCGGCGACGATCGCATCGCCGGCGGGCTCGGGATCGGCCTGGCGCTGGTCAAGGGCCTGGTCGAGATGCACGGCGGCTCGGTCGACGCCGCCAGCGACGGCCCCGGCCTGGGGAGCACCTTCACCGTCCGGCTCCCCGTCTCACCCGAGCCCGAGCCCGACCCGACGGCCGACCCCGCCGCGACCGCCGCGACCGCCGTCGTCCCGAGGCGGATCCTGGTCGTCGACGACAGCCGCGACTCGGCCCTCTCGATGGCCGAGATCCTCCGGATCCTGGGCTGCGAGGTCCGCACGGCCCACGACGGCGTCGAGGCCGTCGCCGCCGCCGACGACTTCCGCCCGGACGTGATCCTGATGGACGTGGGCATGCCCCGGCTCAACGGCTACGACGCCACCCGCCGCATCCGCGAGGCCCCCTGGGGCCGAGACATCCTCGTCGTCGCCCTCACCGGCTGGGGCCAACCCGCCGACCGCGCCCTCTCCCGCCAGGCCGGCTGCGACGCCCACCTCGTCAAGCCCGTCGACCTCTCCGAACTCGAAAGCCTCCTCGCCGACCCGCCCCCCCGCGCCTGA
- a CDS encoding malate dehydrogenase, which translates to MSTPIRVAITGAGGQIGYALLFRIASGALFGADRPVALQLLEITPALPSLNGTIMELEDCAFPLLTDVKASDKAEVAFADADWVILVGGLPRKDGMTRADLIRANGPIFTGMGKAVNEVAGPNVRVVTVANPCNTNCLIAKSHAPKVAADRWFAMTMLDQNRATAQIARKAGVPVSSVKKVTIWGNHSDTQYPDYKNAEIAGVPAPKVIRDDAWFTDTFIPTVAKRGGAVIKARGASSAASAANAAIDTVANLYHPTPTDEWFSTAVVSDGSYGIPSGLIYSFPLQSKGEGAWSIVPDVAIDDDARKRLDASAAELISERDAVKDLLGPAL; encoded by the coding sequence ATGTCCACTCCCATCCGCGTCGCGATCACCGGGGCCGGCGGCCAGATCGGATACGCCTTGCTGTTCCGGATCGCGTCGGGCGCCCTGTTCGGCGCCGACCGCCCGGTCGCGCTGCAGCTCCTGGAAATCACGCCGGCCCTGCCGTCGCTGAACGGGACGATCATGGAGCTGGAGGACTGCGCCTTCCCGCTGCTGACCGACGTCAAGGCCTCGGACAAGGCCGAGGTCGCCTTCGCCGACGCCGACTGGGTGATCCTGGTGGGGGGCCTGCCGCGCAAGGACGGCATGACCCGGGCCGACCTGATCCGGGCCAACGGACCGATCTTCACCGGCATGGGCAAGGCGGTCAACGAGGTCGCCGGGCCGAACGTCCGGGTCGTGACCGTGGCCAACCCGTGCAACACCAACTGCCTGATCGCCAAGTCGCACGCCCCCAAGGTCGCCGCCGATCGCTGGTTCGCGATGACCATGCTCGACCAGAACCGGGCCACCGCGCAGATCGCCCGCAAGGCCGGCGTGCCGGTCTCCTCGGTCAAGAAGGTGACCATCTGGGGCAACCATAGCGACACCCAGTACCCGGACTACAAGAACGCCGAGATCGCCGGCGTGCCGGCTCCGAAGGTCATCCGCGACGACGCCTGGTTCACCGACACCTTCATCCCCACCGTCGCCAAGCGGGGCGGGGCCGTCATCAAGGCCCGCGGCGCCTCCTCGGCCGCCTCGGCCGCCAACGCCGCCATCGACACCGTCGCCAACCTCTACCACCCCACCCCGACCGACGAGTGGTTCAGCACCGCCGTCGTCTCCGACGGCAGCTACGGCATCCCCTCGGGCCTGATCTACAGCTTCCCGCTCCAGTCCAAGGGCGAGGGCGCCTGGTCCATCGTCCCCGACGTCGCCATCGACGACGACGCCCGGAAGCGCCTCGACGCCTCCGCCGCCGAACTCATCTCCGAACGCGACGCCGTCAAGGACCTCCTCGGCCCCGCCCTCTGA
- a CDS encoding MFS transporter: protein MSQPSNESTAEGEPSPSRPDRFASLPDPRSAPWWAWAMLGFLFLAHVLASVDRWLFTALLLPLGRELDLWEDQADRLETLPLVAAALVAPTLGYFADRIRRPRLLALGIAVFGLASVGTGLAGSFEPLQRARALVGIGTATFSVVALTMLMDLFPRTVRARVLAIYFLAGPVGAAAALGLGPVLADLTTWHTAFLIAGAPALILAMASLTLPDPVRGVSEGVPVPLLRRHEALGASGADYVDLMVNSSFTYSVFGLTFTGFAIGGLFAWLPTFLVGVRNLSEPQAALVTATLPPAAAAVGLLAGGWLADRWGRTDPRADFLVAATAAMAAAPLWLVMVLGPGRTWQFAVLFATIALLFATIGPCYAILASVAAPNLRGVACGSALAVSHLLGEAWSPRLMAWAAEVFGQADAMATPFGRALAAMGAVPRVMGGRPPENLSAALLAAAPTLLAACFVLACGARHLPRESALMLGNLRAAAPRPAAPRAEAAPGP from the coding sequence GTGAGCCAGCCGAGCAACGAGTCGACCGCGGAGGGGGAACCGTCGCCGTCGCGACCCGACCGTTTCGCGAGCCTGCCCGACCCCCGATCGGCCCCGTGGTGGGCGTGGGCCATGCTCGGATTTCTCTTCCTGGCCCATGTCCTGGCCTCGGTCGACCGCTGGCTGTTCACTGCCTTGCTCCTCCCCCTGGGCCGCGAGCTGGACCTCTGGGAAGACCAGGCCGATCGCCTGGAGACCCTGCCGCTGGTCGCCGCGGCGCTCGTGGCCCCGACCCTGGGCTACTTCGCCGACCGCATCCGACGCCCCCGCCTGCTGGCGCTGGGGATCGCCGTCTTCGGGCTGGCGAGCGTCGGCACGGGGCTGGCGGGCTCGTTCGAACCGCTCCAGCGGGCGAGGGCCCTGGTGGGGATCGGCACGGCCACGTTCAGCGTCGTCGCCCTGACGATGCTGATGGACCTGTTCCCCCGGACGGTCCGGGCCCGGGTGCTGGCGATCTACTTCCTGGCCGGTCCCGTCGGCGCGGCCGCCGCGTTGGGGCTCGGTCCGGTCCTGGCCGACCTCACCACCTGGCACACGGCGTTTCTGATCGCCGGGGCGCCGGCCCTGATCCTGGCGATGGCCAGCCTGACCCTCCCCGACCCGGTGCGCGGGGTCAGCGAGGGGGTGCCCGTCCCGCTGCTTCGCCGGCATGAGGCGCTGGGGGCGAGCGGGGCGGACTACGTGGACCTGATGGTCAACTCGTCGTTCACCTACTCGGTCTTCGGCCTGACGTTCACCGGGTTCGCGATCGGCGGGCTGTTCGCCTGGCTGCCGACGTTCCTGGTGGGGGTGCGCAATCTGTCGGAGCCCCAGGCGGCGCTGGTGACGGCCACGCTGCCGCCGGCGGCGGCCGCCGTGGGCCTGCTGGCGGGCGGCTGGCTGGCCGACCGTTGGGGGCGAACCGATCCTCGGGCCGACTTCCTGGTCGCGGCGACGGCGGCGATGGCGGCGGCGCCGCTCTGGCTGGTGATGGTCCTGGGGCCGGGCCGGACCTGGCAGTTCGCGGTGCTGTTCGCGACGATCGCCCTGCTGTTCGCCACGATCGGCCCTTGCTACGCCATCCTGGCGTCGGTCGCCGCGCCGAACCTCCGCGGGGTGGCCTGCGGCTCGGCTCTGGCGGTCTCGCACCTGCTGGGGGAGGCCTGGTCGCCCCGGCTGATGGCCTGGGCCGCCGAGGTCTTCGGACAGGCCGACGCCATGGCCACCCCGTTCGGCCGGGCGCTGGCGGCGATGGGGGCCGTCCCCCGAGTGATGGGCGGGCGTCCCCCGGAGAACCTGTCCGCCGCGCTGCTGGCGGCGGCGCCCACCCTCCTGGCCGCGTGCTTCGTGCTGGCCTGCGGGGCCCGCCACCTGCCGCGCGAGTCGGCCCTGATGCTGGGCAACCTCCGCGCCGCGGCGCCGAGGCCCGCCGCCCCCCGCGCCGAGGCCGCCCCCGGCCCCTGA